In Neofelis nebulosa isolate mNeoNeb1 chromosome 10, mNeoNeb1.pri, whole genome shotgun sequence, one DNA window encodes the following:
- the LOC131486598 gene encoding olfactory receptor 56B1-like has protein sequence MSASLKGSNSSKFQVSEFILMGLPGIHSWQHWLSLPLALLYLSAIGANILILITICQDPALQQPMYSFLGILSVVDMGLATTIMPKILAIFWFDAKVISLPECFAQIYAIHCFVGMESGIFLCMAFDRYIAICHPLHYPSIVTKALILRATVFMVLRNGLFVIPVPVLAAQRNYCSRNEIEHCLCSNLGVTSLACDDWRPNSICQLVLAWLGMGSDLGLIILSYILILRSVLKLNSAEAASKALSTCSSHLILILFFYTVVVVISVTQLAETKAPLVPVLLNVLHNIIPPSLNPMVYALRTKELRAGFQKVFCLSLEKKTRHQRPSP, from the coding sequence ATGTCTGCATCTCTGAAAGGCTCTAATAGCTCCAAGTTCCAGGTGTCTGAGTTCATCCTGATGGGACTCCCAGGCATTCACAGCTGGCAACACTGGCTCTCCTTACCATTGGCACTACTCTACCTCTCAGCAATTGGTGCTAATatcctcatcctcatcaccatctgCCAGGACCCTGCTCTTCAGCAGCCTATGTACTCTTTCCTAGGCATCCTCTCTGTGGTGGACATGGGCCTGGCCACCACCATCATGCCCAAGATCCTGGCCATCTTCTGGTTTGATGCCAAGGTCATCAGCCTTCCTGAGTGTTTTGCTCAGATCTATGCCATTCACTGCTTTGTGGGCATGGAGTCTGGTATCTTCCTCTGCATGGCTTTTGATAGATACATAGCTATTTGTCACCCTCTTCACTACCCATCAATCGTCACCAAGGCCTTAATCTTAAGAGCTACTGTGTTCATGGTACTAAGAAATGGCCTGTTTGTCATTCCAGTGCCAGTGCTAGCAGCCCAGCGTAATTATTGTTCCAGGAACGAGATTGAGCACTGCCTGTGCTCTAACCTTGGGGTCACCAGCCTGGCTTGTGATGACTGGAGGCCAAACAGCATCTGCCAATTGGTTCTGGCATGGCTTGGAATGGGGAGTGACCTAGGTCTTATAATATTGTCATACATTTTGATTCTGCGCTCTGTACTTAAACTGAATTCTGCTGAAGCTGCCTCCAAAGCTCTGAGCACTTGTAGCTCCCATCTGATCCTTATCCTCTTCTTCTACACTGTTGTTGTAGTGATTTCAGTAACTCAACTGGCAGAAACTAAGGCCCCTTTGGTTCCAGTTCTACTCAATGTGCTGCACAACATCATCCCCCCTTCCCTCAACCCTATGGTTTATGCACTTAGGACTAAAGAACTTAGGGCAGGCTTCCAAAAGGTGTTTTGTTTGagcttagaaaagaaaacaaggcacCAGAGACCTTCTCCATGA
- the LOC131488686 gene encoding olfactory receptor 52N4, whose product MLMLNKTNWTPASFILNGVPGLEDMHLWISFPFCSMYAVAMVGNCGLLYLIHLEDSLHRPMYYFLAMLSLTDIVMCSSTIPKALSIFWCHLKEIGFDECLVQMFFVHTFTGMESGVLMLMALDRYVAICYPLRYSTILTNPVIAKVGLATFLRGVFLIIPFTFLTKRLPYCRGNIIPHTYCDHMSVAKLSCGNIKVNVIYGLMVALLIGGFDILCITVSYTMILRAVVSLSSADARQKAFSTCTAHICAIVFSYSPAFFSFFSHRFGGHTIPPSCHIIVANIYLLLPPTMNPIVYGVKTKQIRDCVIRIFSGSKDIKSHSI is encoded by the coding sequence ATGCTAATGCTGAATAAAACAAACTGGACTCCAGCCTCATTCATTCTTAATGGAGTCCCAGGACTGGAAGACATGCACCTGTGGATTTCTTTCCCATTCTGCTCCATGTATGCTGTGGCAATGGTAGGGAATTGTGGGCTCCTCTACCTCATCCACTTAGAGGACTCCCTGCACAGGCCCATGTATTACTTTTTAGCTATGCTTTCCCTAACTGATATTGTCATGTGCTCTAGTACAATCCCTAAAGCTCTCAGCATCTTCTGGTGTCATCTCAAAGAAATTGGCTTTGATGAATGTCTGGTACAGATGTTCTTTGTCCACACCTTCACAGGGATGGAGTCTGGGGTGCTCATGCTTATGGCCCTGGACCGTTATGTGGCCATCTGCTACCCTCTGCGCTATTCAACTATCCTCACCAATCCTGTCATTGCAAAGGTTGGGCTTGCTACTTTCTTGAGAGGGGTGTTCCTCATCATTCCCTTCACTTTCCTTACCAAGCGCCTGCCCTACTGCAGAGGGAATATAATTCCTCACACCTACTGTGACCACATGTCTGTAGCCAAGTTATCCTGTGGAAATATCAAGGTCAATGTCATCTATGGTCTGATGGTTGCCCTCCTGATTGGGGGCTTTGATATCTTGTGCATCACAGTCTCCTACACCATGATCCTCCGGGCAGTGGTGAGCCTCTCCTCAGCAGATGCTCGGCAGAAGGCCTTCAGCACCTGCACTGCCCACATCTGTGCCATTGTTTTCTCCTACAGTCcagccttcttctccttcttttcccacCGCTTTGGGGGCCACACAATTCCTCCATCTTGCCACATCATTGTGGCCAATATTTATCTGCTCCTGCCTCCCACTATGAACCCTATTGTCTATGGAGTGAAAACCAAGCAGATACGCGACTGTGTCATAAGGATCTTTTCAGGCTCTAAGGACATCAAATCCCACAGCATATAA
- the LOC131486599 gene encoding olfactory receptor 52N4-like codes for MIILNQTDVTPASFILNGIPGLEDMHMWISFPFCSMYAVAMVGNCGLLYLIYYEDSLHRSMYYFLAMLSLTDLVMCSSTIPKALSIFWCHLKEIRFEECLVQMFFIHTFTGMESGVLMLMALDRYVAICYPLRYSTILTNPVIAKVGLATFLRAVFLIIPLIFLTKRLPYCKGNIIHHTYCDQLSVAKLSCGNIKANVIYGLVAAFLIGGFDILCITVSYTMILRAVVSLSSADARQKAFSTCTAHICAIVFSYSPAFFCFFFNRFGSHTIPPSCHIIVANIYLLLPPTMNPIVYGVKTKQIRDCVIRIFSGSKKIKSYST; via the coding sequence ATGATAATTCTGAACCAAACAGATGTGACACCAGCCTCATTCATTCTTAATGGGATCCCAGGACTGGAGGACATGCACATGTGGATTTCCTTCCCATTCTGCTCCATGTATGCTGTGGCAATGGTAGGGAATTGTGGACTCCTCTACCTCATCTACTATGAGGACTCCCTGCATAGatccatgtattattttttggCAATGCTTTCCCTTACTGACCTTGTCATGTGCTCTAGTACAATCCCTAAAGCTCTCAGCATCTTCTGGTGTCATCTCAAGGAAATTAGATTTGAAGAATGCCTAGTCCAGATGTTCTTCATCCATACCTTCACAGGGATGGAGTCTGGGGTGCTCATGCTTATGGCCCTGGATCGCTACGTGGCCATCTGTTACCCTCTGCGCTATTCAACTATCCTCACCAATCCTGTCATTGCAAAGGTTGGGCTTGCTACTTTCCTGAGAGCGGTGTTCCTCATCATTCCCTTGATTTTCCTCACCAAGAGACTACCCTATTGCAAGGGTAATATAATACACCATACCTATTGTGACCAGCTATCGGTAGCAAAGTTATCCTGTGGAAATATCAAGGCCAATGTTATATATGGTCTGGTGGCTGCCTTCCTGATTGGGGGCTTTGACATCCTGTGCATCACAGTCTCCTACACCATGATCCTCCGGGCAGTGGTGAGCCTCTCCTCAGCAGATGCTCGGCAGAAGGCCTTCAGCACCTGCACTGCCCACATCTGTGCCATTGTTTTCTCCTACAGTCCAgccttcttctgcttcttttttaatcGTTTTGGGAGCCACACAATTCCTCCATCTTGCCACATCATTGTGGCCAATATTTATCTGCTCCTGCCTCCCACTATGAACCCTATTGTCTATGGAGTGAAAACCAAGCAGATACGAGACTGTGTCATAAGGATCTTTTCAGGTTCAAAGAAAATCAAATCCTACAGCACATAG